Proteins co-encoded in one Plasmodium sp. gorilla clade G2 genome assembly, chromosome: 9 genomic window:
- a CDS encoding glycophorin binding protein, putative codes for MRLSNTANFKSSGVSNCKNFNSKNCSKYALRDVERKNEKKSSLCTFRSKNLILVIGIIYVAILNVYLCGNKYQQAVDNSARESRVLAACAHAKTKNQKTSLRNTNQASTTSADPEGQVLKAYAADPEYVKNLQFYAQLLSNTDPNDEVEGSVDPEAQVLKAYAADPEYVKNLQFYAQLLSNTDPNDDVEGSVDPEGQVLKAYAADPQYRKHLRFFYNVLTHNPENNAHGNADPEAQLLKAYAADPEYRKHLSWLHHVLSNTDPNDEVEGSVDPEGQILKAYAADPQYRKNLRFFYNVLTHNPENNAHGNADPEAQLLKAYAADPEYRKHLQFYHHVLSHNE; via the exons ATGCGTCTTTCTAATACAGCTAATTTTAAATCTTCCGGAGTTTCGAATTGTAAAAATTTCAATTCGAAAAATTGCTCAAAATATGCCTTAAGGGAtgttgaaagaaaaaatgaaaagaaaagttCCTTATGTACCTTCCGTTCCAAGAACCTTATATTAGTTATtggaataatatatgtagCTATATTG aatGTTTACTTATGTGGAAACAAATACCAACAAGCTGTAGATAACAGTGCTAGAGAAAGCAGAGTTTTAGCTGCATGTGCTCATGCTAAAACCAAGAACCAAAAGACTTCATTAAGAAATACTAACCAAGCAAGCACAACTAGTGCCGATCCAGAAGGACAAGTATTAAAAGCATATGCTGCTGATCCAGAATATGTTAAAAACTTACAATTCTATGCTCAATTATTAAGTAACACCGATCCAAATGATGAAGTTGAAGGTAGTGTTGATCCAGAAGCACAAGTATTAAAAGCATATGCTGCTGATCCAGAATATGTTAAAAACTTACAATTCTATGCTCAATTATTAAGTAACACCGATCCAAATGATGACGTTGAAGGTAGCGTTGATCCAGAAGGACAAGTATTAAAAGCTTATGCAGCTGATCCCCAATATCGTAAACACTTACGATTCTTTTATAACGTATTAACTCACAACCCTGAAAATAATGCACACGGTAACGCTGATCCAGAAGCACAATTATTAAAAGCATATGCTGCTGATCCAGAATATCGTAAACACTTAAGTTGGCTTCATCATGTATTAAGTAACACTGACCCAAATGATGAAGTTGAAGGTAGTGTTGATCCAGAAGGACAAATATTAAAAGCTTATGCTGCTGATCCCCAATATCGTAAAAACTTAAGATTCTTTTATAATGTATTAACTCACAACCCTGAAAATAATGCACACGGTAACGCTGATCCAGAAGCACAATTATTAAAAGCATATGCTGCTGATCCAGAATATCGTAAACACTTACAATTCTATCACCACGTATTATCTCACAACGAATAA
- a CDS encoding cytoadherence linked asexual protein 3.1, putative, whose translation MVSFSKIFFFSLIFILYLNEKAICSINENENDNETVTSSHNVQYNDNIDQLKSMIGNDELHKNLTILEKLILESLEKDKLKYPLLKQGTEELIDISKFQKKNVSDTNDESYIVPTIQSTFEDIVKYEHLMKKQLIEIYNSDISDIIKKKIFIVRTLKTIKLMLIPLDSYKQNNDLKTALEELNNVFISKNVEEKTTSPVGDHATFFNNLLTHVRTIKENQNIENKGETLLLEDNKVDVMDSNDFFFTTNSNIKFMEALDDITNQYGLGLINHLGPHLIALGHFIVLKLALKNYNNYFQAKSIKFFSWQKILEFSMSDRFKVLDMMCDNESVYYSEKKRRKTYLKIDRSHTSMECNILEYLIHYFNKYQLEIIKTTQDTDFDLHGMMEHKYIKDYFFSFMCNDPKECIIYHTNQFKKEANEENTFPEQEEPNREISAYNIYLNYYYFMKRYSSYGTKKTLYVHLLNLTGLLNYDTRAYVTSLYLPGYYNTVEMSFTEEKEFSKLFENLLKCIEKCHLHQPNTLSKDSNFLNDVSKCDVCKGAFLYSNMKFDEVLSMLQKFYVYLTKGLKIQKVSSLMRTLDIYQDYSNFLSHDINWYTFLFLFRLTSFKDIAYKNVAEAMYLNIKDEDSFNRTVVTNYWFPSPIKKYYTLYVRKRIPNNLVDELEKLMKVGTLEKMKKALTFLVHVNSFLQLDFFHQLNEPPLGLPRSYPLSLILEHKFKDWMISSPAGFYFSNYHNPYIRKDLHDKVLSQKFEPPKMNQWNKVLKSLIECAYDMYFEQRHVKNLYKYHNIYNINNKLMLMRDSMDLYKTHFDDVLFFADIFNMRKYMTATPTYKKVKDRVYHTLHSIMGNSVNFYKYGIIYGFKVNKEILKEVVDELFSIYNFNTDIFSDTSFLQTVYLLFRRIEETYRTQRRNDKMSVNNVFFMNVANNYSKLNKEERELEIHNSMASRYYAKTMFAAFQMLFSTMLSNHADHLDKAYGLSENIQVATSTSAFLTFAYVYNGSIMDSMTNSLLPPYAKKPITQLKYGKTFVFSNYFMLASKMYEMLNYKNLSLLCEYQAVASANFYSSKKVGQFIGRKFLPITSYFLYLRLKGNITGDSKDYYKLFGNWENTHPPYFFFYFFTNLYLDAGKSFPGGFGPAIKEQTQHFSEKTYERKPSVHSFNRNFFMELTNGYYGVFNKYFINYARTKLKEFTSDLLIKYQREAYLSMKKYGYLGEVIASRLSPKDKIMNYLHDTNEETMNNLRRYDMEHGFKNKMATYVDDFAFFDDCGRKEQFLNERCDYCPVVEEVEETQLFTSADETTKVTKSPTSTYIDVEKIEETGSTDSDDDEKDFDEPDDELMVARFH comes from the exons GATATATCgaaatttcaaaaaaaaaatgtaagcGATACGAACGATGAATCTTATATCGTACCTACGATCCAATCGACTTTTGAGGATATTGTAAAATATGAACATCTTATGAAAAAACAATTAATAGAAATTTACAATTCTGATATTTcagatataattaaaaaaaaaatatttattgtaaGAACattaaaaacaataaaattaatgCTTATACCATTAGATTCGTacaaacaaaataatgatttGAAAACTGCGCTcgaagaattaaataatgtatttatatcaaaaaatgtTGAAGAGAAAACAACTAGTCCTGTAGGGGATCACGcaacattttttaataatttgttAACACATGTAAGAACAATTAAAGAAAAccaaaatatagaaaataaaggTGAAACACTTCTACTAGAGGACAATAAAGTAGATGTAATGGATTCGAATGATTTCTTTTTTACGACCAATTccaatataaaatttatggaAGCATTAGATGATATAACAAATCAATATGGATTAGGGTTAATTAACCATTTGGGTCCTCATCTaatag cTCTGGGACATTTTATTGTTTTGAAACTAGcacttaaaaattataacaattaTTTCCAAGCAAAaagtataaaattttttagttGGCAAAAAATATTAGAGTTCTCCATGTCTGACAGATTTAAGGTTCTTGACATGATGTGCGATAATGAATCTGTTTACTATTccgaaaaaaaaagaagaaaaacgTACTTGAAAATTGATCGATCGCACACATCTATGGAATGTAATATATTGGAATATCtaatacattattttaataaatatcaattagaaataattaaaacTACTCAAGATACTGATTTTGATTTACATGGGATGATggaacataaatatataaaagattatttcttttcatttatgTGTAATGATCCGAAagaatgtattatatatcatacgaaccaatttaaaaaagaagcaAACGAAGAAAATACTTTTCCTGAACAAGAAGAACCTAATCGCGAAATAAgtgcatataatatatatttaaattattattatttcatgaAACGTTACAGTTCCTATGGAACAAAAAAAACCTTATATGTCCATTTATTAAACTTAACAGGGCTTctaa attatGATACGAGAGCCTACGTCACATCACTTTATTTACCAGGATATTACAACa ctGTCGAAATGTCGTTCACCGAAGAAAAAGAGTTTTCCAAACTTTTTGAAAACttattaaaat gTATTGAGAAATGTCATTTACACCAACCAAACACATTATCAAAAGATAGTAATTTCCTTAACGATGTATCCAAATGCGATGTATGTAAAGGAGCCTTCTTATATTCTAAca tGAAATTTGATGAAGTTCTTTCGATGCTACAGAAATTTTACGTATATTTAACTAAAGGGCTCAAAATACAAAAAGTATCATCACTAATGAGAACGTTAGATATTTATCAGGATTACAGTAATTTCTTATCACATGATATTAATTGGTACacatttctatttttatttcgaCTAACCAGTTTTAAGg aTATTGCGTACAAAAATGTCGCTGAAGCaatgtatttaaatataaaagatgaagaTTCGTTCAACCGAACGGTCGTGACGAATTATTGGTTCCCTTCtcctataaaaaaatattatactttATATGTGAGGAAACGTATTCCAAACAATTTAGTCgatg aACTGGAGAAATTAATGAAAGTTGGAAcattagaaaaaatgaaaaaagctCTTACATTTTTGGTCCATGTCAACTCGTTTTTACAACTAGATTTTTTCCATCAACTGAATGAACCGCCTCTAGGATTACCACGATCCTACCCTTTATCGTTAATTCTCGAACATAAATTTAAAGATTGGATGATTAGTTCGCCCGCAGggttttatttttcaaattatcACAATccatatataagaaaagatTTGCACGATAAAGTTTTATCACAAAAATTTGAACCTCCAAAAATGAACCAGTGGAACAAAGTTTTGAAATCGTTGATCGAGTGCGCATATGATATGTATTTTGAACAGAGACATgtgaaaaatttatataaatatcataatatttataatatcaataacAAATTAATGTTAATGCGCGACTCCATGGATTTGTACAAAACACATTTTGACGACGTGTTATTTTTTGcagatatatttaatatgagAAAATATATGACTGCCACCccaacatataaaaaagtaaaagaCCGAGTCTATCATACATTACACAGCATTATGGGAAATTCTgtcaatttttataaatatggtATCATATATGGATTTAAagtaaataaagaaatattgaAAGAAGTGGTGGACGAATTGTtttccatatataattttaacacAGATATATTTTCCGATACATCTTTCCTACAAACGGTTTATTTACTATTTAGACGAATAGAAGAAACGTACAGGACACAAAGAAGAAACGACAAaatg agTGTGAATAATGTTTTTTTCATGAATGTTGCAAATAATTATTCGAAATTAAACAAAGAAGAACGCGAACTGGAAATCCATAATTCTATGGCATCCCGATATTATGCAAAAACGATGTTTGCAGCATTTCAAATGTTGTTTTCCACAATGTTAAGCAACCATGCGGATCATCTGGACAAAGCCTATGGATTAAGTGAAAATATCCAGGTAGCAACAAGTACGTCCGCATTTCTTACATTTGCTTATGTCTATAACGGAAGTATTATGGACAGTATGACCAACAGTTTGTTGCCACCATATGCGAAAAAACCTATCACACAATTAAAATATGGGAAAACGTTCGTTTTCTCCAACTATTTCATGCTTGCATCCAAAATGTACGAGatgttaaattataaaaatttaagtcTGTTATGTGAATATCAGGCCGTAGCAAGTGCTAATTTCTACTCGTCTAAAAAAGTGGGTCAGTTTATTGGAAGAAAATTTTTACCTATTACctcatattttctttatttgagATTGAAAGGTAATATAACTGGTGACTCTAAAGATTACTATAAATTGTTCGGTAATTGGGAGAATACACATCCcccatatttctttttttattttttcacgAATTTATACCTGGATGCGGGCAAATCGTTTCCTGGAGGGTTTGGTCCTGCAATAAAAGAACAAACACAACATTTTAGTGAAAAAACGTACGAACGCAAACCGTCAGTTCATAGTTTTAATAGAAATTTTTTCATGGAATTGACGAACGG ATATTATGGAGTattcaataaatattttataaattatgcCAGAACCAAACTTAAAGAATTTACTAGTgatcttttaataaaatatcaacGTGAAGCGTACTTAAGTATGAAGAAATATGGGTATTTAGGTGAAGTTATTGCTTCAAGATTGTCGCCCAAAGATAAAATCATGAATTATTTGCACGACACTAACGAGGAGACCATGAATAATTTACGACGATACGATATGGAACATGGGTTCAAGAACAAAATGGCTACCTATGTAGACGATTTTGCTTTTTTTGATGATTGTGGCAGAAAGGAACAATTTTTGAACGAAAGATGTGATTATTGTCCTGTGGTAGAAGAGGTGGAAGAAACACAATTATTTACTTCTGCTGATGAAACAACGAAAGTAACAAAGTCACCCACTAGTACCTATATTGATGTTgaaaaaatagaagaaaCAGGTTCGACAGATAGTGACGATGATGAAAAAGATTTCGATGAACCCGACGACGAATTAATGGTCGCACGATTTCactaa